A single Chloroflexota bacterium DNA region contains:
- a CDS encoding GAF domain-containing protein: protein MRLILAVSAWVLYTLAFAPAFSVAGDAASTLVTVPVVVTAWLFGLRGGLWAALLNIPLTSLLFNLAGQSGPEIMIRLWPGILAGLMIGVVTGWLSDLLRLVRQQSRELISEREALKEQIAERQRAEEALRRAGDELESRVRERTAELARVNAVLQADVAERRQTEAALKREQKLFEHGPVVVVSWSANENWPVKYISPNVAEQWGYQAEDFTSGRLPYARLIHPDDLDRIALEVRANNASDAPSFSQVYRIIRADGEVRWVGDFTLVTRDETGTHYDGYVFDITARRQMEESLAHYNAEVAEILAREQRLNEVARLISGALELSTVLSTVVRLAAELIGAEAGAMALVTGDGQTITFPFIFNLRESLTLQPLARGKGIAWQIVLSGEPVLLDDYRAHPQALPDWVTAGIRAFIGVPVVVGEACLGVLGLFYLNPDRRFIRRDLAMAQLVGRQAGVAIQNARLFEANRQRVAALTALHETSLALSAQLDLPALLRTIIERAAMMLEAPMGELKMLQPDGQTLAPIVGYNPQPDIAPTPLRLGEGLSGQVAQSGNPLVVGDYQMWPGRVGAYAAGPIRAAVGVPIKWQGKVLGVINIMDHRPDRFSPADVELVSLFADQAAVAIENVRLFEANRQRVAALTALHETSLALSAQLDLPALLRTITERAARLLEAPMGGFYLLLPDEQTLELVVSYNNDRDYTGYRLRLGEGLSGKVAQTGEPMIIGDYHEWEGRAAVYEQAPFRAVLALPIKWQGKVLGVITTNDNRPNRFGLADLELVSLFADQAAVAIVNARLFESLEHREEYFRALIENAAEGITIVDKEGVIRYQSPSFERILGYSPADYVGQHVLAPSLIHPDDLPVALVFAQNLQVSGVIETVEIRIQHKNGQWRNLEVIGHNLADNPRVAGVVLNYRDVTERKQAEEQLRKLSRAVEQSPASVIITDTAGNIEYVNPRFAHVTGYTFEEVQGLNPRILKSGRTPPEVYKQLWDTIAAGGEWRGEIHNKKKNGELYWELASISSILDASGAITHFLAVQEDITERKQTEAALAIANADLERALLNANELAVAAQAANRAKSEFLANTSHEIRTPLTAVLGLTELILDTDLNPEQRESLQQVHASGETLLELLNNILDLSSIEADRLTLAHTKFELPALLEQVMSTLASRAAARNLRFSHSLNANTPPILVGDPTRLRQVLLNLLDNAIKFTERGEVTLQAQVERESAAKIVLHFVVKDTGIGVPKDKQALIFAPFVQADGHTTRKYGGTGLGLAISEKLVKKFGGHLWVESEPGLGSAFHFTAIFELPPNN from the coding sequence ATGCGTCTGATACTTGCGGTGAGCGCCTGGGTTTTATATACGCTGGCATTTGCGCCAGCGTTTTCTGTTGCGGGCGATGCGGCCTCCACGCTGGTGACAGTGCCGGTGGTGGTGACGGCCTGGCTCTTTGGCCTGCGTGGCGGACTTTGGGCCGCATTGCTAAACATTCCATTGACCAGCCTGTTATTCAACCTGGCCGGGCAATCCGGCCCGGAAATAATGATCCGGCTCTGGCCCGGCATCCTGGCCGGATTGATGATCGGAGTCGTCACCGGTTGGCTGAGCGACCTGCTCCGCCTGGTGAGACAGCAATCCCGCGAGTTGATTTCCGAACGCGAAGCTCTCAAAGAACAGATCGCCGAACGCCAGCGCGCCGAGGAGGCATTGCGCCGCGCGGGCGACGAGTTGGAGAGCCGGGTAAGGGAGCGGACGGCCGAGTTGGCCCGCGTCAACGCCGTGTTGCAGGCAGACGTTGCCGAACGCCGGCAGACGGAGGCGGCGCTGAAACGGGAACAAAAGCTGTTTGAGCATGGGCCGGTTGTCGTGGTAAGTTGGTCGGCTAACGAAAACTGGCCGGTGAAATACATCTCGCCGAATGTGGCCGAGCAGTGGGGCTACCAGGCAGAAGACTTCACCAGTGGCCGGCTTCCCTATGCCAGACTGATCCATCCTGACGACTTGGATCGGATTGCGCTGGAGGTGAGAGCTAATAACGCTTCCGACGCGCCATCGTTCAGCCAGGTCTACCGCATCATCCGCGCTGATGGAGAAGTCAGGTGGGTTGGCGATTTCACGCTTGTGACTCGAGATGAGACGGGCACGCACTACGACGGTTACGTGTTCGATATTACTGCGCGCCGCCAAATGGAGGAATCGCTGGCTCACTACAACGCCGAGGTGGCCGAGATTCTGGCCCGGGAGCAACGCCTCAACGAAGTAGCGCGCCTGATCAGCGGCGCGCTGGAGCTTTCGACCGTCCTTTCAACCGTCGTGCGCCTGGCCGCCGAACTGATTGGGGCCGAGGCCGGGGCGATGGCCCTGGTCACAGGCGACGGCCAAACGATCACCTTTCCTTTTATCTTCAACCTCCGTGAATCGCTTACCCTGCAACCGCTGGCCAGGGGCAAAGGCATCGCCTGGCAAATTGTCCTGAGCGGTGAGCCGGTGTTGCTCGACGACTACAGAGCGCACCCGCAAGCCTTGCCAGACTGGGTGACAGCCGGGATACGCGCCTTCATCGGCGTTCCCGTCGTCGTCGGCGAGGCCTGCCTGGGCGTGTTGGGGCTGTTTTACCTGAACCCGGACCGGCGTTTCATTCGGCGCGATCTGGCCATGGCCCAGCTGGTCGGGCGGCAGGCGGGCGTGGCGATTCAGAATGCGCGCTTGTTCGAGGCCAACCGCCAGCGCGTCGCGGCGCTTACAGCCCTGCACGAAACCAGCCTGGCCCTGAGCGCGCAACTCGACTTGCCGGCTTTATTGCGGACGATTATCGAGCGCGCCGCGATGATGTTGGAAGCGCCGATGGGAGAGCTAAAAATGCTTCAGCCCGACGGGCAGACATTGGCGCCAATCGTCGGTTATAACCCTCAGCCTGACATTGCGCCAACCCCCCTGCGGCTGGGCGAGGGGCTTTCGGGCCAGGTGGCTCAGAGCGGCAACCCGCTGGTAGTGGGCGATTATCAGATGTGGCCCGGCCGGGTAGGCGCTTATGCGGCGGGGCCAATTCGGGCGGCGGTCGGCGTGCCCATCAAGTGGCAGGGGAAGGTGTTGGGCGTGATCAACATCATGGATCATCGCCCGGATCGTTTCAGCCCGGCGGATGTGGAACTGGTCAGCCTGTTTGCCGATCAAGCGGCAGTGGCTATTGAGAACGTCCGGCTGTTCGAGGCCAACCGCCAGCGCGTCGCGGCGCTTACGGCCCTGCACGAAACCAGTCTGGCCCTGAGCGCGCAACTTGACCTGCCGGCCTTGCTACGGACGATTACCGAACGCGCCGCGCGGCTGTTGGAAGCGCCCATGGGCGGCTTCTATCTCCTTTTACCCGACGAGCAAACCCTGGAACTGGTGGTGAGCTATAACAACGATCGTGACTACACCGGCTATCGCCTGCGTCTGGGCGAAGGACTCTCCGGCAAGGTGGCCCAAACCGGCGAGCCGATGATCATCGGCGACTATCATGAGTGGGAAGGCCGGGCCGCCGTTTATGAGCAAGCGCCTTTCCGGGCCGTGCTGGCCCTGCCGATCAAGTGGCAGGGGAAAGTGTTGGGGGTGATCACCACCAATGACAATCGCCCAAATCGATTCGGCCTGGCCGATCTGGAATTAGTGAGTTTGTTTGCTGATCAGGCGGCAGTCGCCATTGTCAATGCCCGGCTGTTTGAATCTCTGGAACACCGCGAGGAATACTTCCGGGCGCTTATTGAAAATGCGGCCGAGGGCATCACCATTGTGGACAAGGAAGGCGTTATCCGCTACCAGAGTCCGTCTTTTGAGCGGATACTTGGATACTCACCTGCCGACTATGTGGGCCAACATGTGCTTGCGCCCAGCCTCATCCATCCCGACGACCTTCCGGTTGCCCTTGTCTTTGCCCAAAACCTTCAGGTTTCAGGCGTAATTGAAACGGTGGAAATTCGCATTCAGCACAAGAATGGGCAATGGCGAAATCTTGAAGTGATCGGCCACAACCTTGCCGACAACCCGCGCGTGGCCGGTGTCGTCCTTAACTATCGCGACGTCACCGAGCGCAAGCAGGCCGAGGAACAGCTTCGCAAATTATCCAGGGCCGTCGAACAAAGCCCGGCCTCGGTGATAATCACCGACACGGCTGGGAACATTGAGTACGTCAACCCCCGATTCGCCCACGTGACGGGCTACACCTTCGAGGAGGTTCAGGGCTTGAATCCACGCATTCTGAAGTCGGGCCGGACCCCGCCAGAAGTTTACAAACAGCTATGGGACACGATCGCCGCCGGGGGCGAGTGGCGGGGGGAGATTCACAACAAGAAGAAGAACGGCGAACTGTATTGGGAACTGGCCTCCATTTCCTCCATCCTGGACGCTTCTGGCGCGATCACTCACTTTCTGGCGGTGCAAGAGGACATCACCGAACGCAAACAAACTGAGGCCGCGCTGGCCATCGCCAACGCCGACCTCGAGCGTGCTCTGCTCAACGCCAACGAACTGGCCGTGGCCGCCCAGGCCGCCAACCGCGCCAAGAGCGAATTTCTGGCCAACACCAGCCACGAAATTCGCACCCCGCTCACGGCTGTGCTTGGCCTCACCGAACTGATCCTCGACACCGACCTGAACCCTGAACAGCGCGAGAGCCTGCAACAAGTTCATGCCTCCGGCGAAACCCTCCTCGAGCTTCTCAACAACATTCTCGATCTGTCCAGTATCGAGGCCGACCGGCTGACGCTGGCGCATACAAAATTTGAATTGCCCGCCCTGCTTGAGCAGGTGATGAGCACCCTGGCCTCGCGGGCCGCGGCCAGGAACCTGCGCTTCTCACATTCGCTAAACGCCAACACGCCTCCGATCCTCGTAGGCGACCCGACGCGCCTGCGGCAGGTTCTGCTCAACCTGCTGGATAACGCCATCAAGTTCACCGAACGGGGCGAAGTGACTCTGCAGGCTCAAGTAGAACGGGAATCTGCCGCCAAGATCGTTCTCCATTTTGTGGTGAAAGACACCGGCATTGGCGTCCCTAAAGACAAGCAGGCCCTCATCTTTGCGCCATTCGTTCAGGCCGATGGCCACACCACCCGCAAGTACGGCGGCACCGGGCTGGGATTGGCCATCTCGGAGAAACTGGTGAAAAAGTTTGGCGGTCACTTGTGGGTGGAAAGCGAGCCAGGGCTGGGCAGCGCTTTCCACTTCACCGCCATCTTTGAATTGCCGCCTAATAATTAA
- a CDS encoding DUF4115 domain-containing protein has product MLEALGATLRAAREARGWTLEEVERATRIRARYLAALESGDINSLPSPLQARGFLRNYAGHLGLNPEQTLTQLDEALKPARRLGLPAILPGGRKIQKPAGEAASATPASPFAAARRARRLFTPDILIGLFVLVVIVGFFAWGGSRLIANFTNPSQTTPTAELIGPTDTPTPTLIANITATLTPPPPVVSFSDVQLTLEITQRTFVRVVVDGALTFEGLLLPDDRQDFAGKSVVEVTTGNGAGVRVILNQRDLGLMGGFAEVVSRQYVPTGMITLTPTITLTPSETPTPSDTPTSTTPPTETLTLTPSRTPRP; this is encoded by the coding sequence ATGCTTGAAGCACTGGGCGCAACCCTGCGTGCCGCCCGCGAAGCTCGCGGCTGGACGCTCGAAGAAGTGGAACGGGCCACCCGGATCCGGGCCAGGTATTTGGCGGCGCTTGAATCGGGTGACATCAATTCGTTGCCCTCGCCGCTACAGGCCCGAGGCTTCCTGCGCAACTATGCCGGGCACCTGGGCCTCAATCCCGAACAGACGCTCACCCAATTGGACGAGGCGTTGAAACCGGCCCGGCGGTTGGGATTGCCGGCCATTCTGCCGGGCGGGAGAAAGATTCAAAAACCAGCCGGGGAAGCCGCCTCAGCCACACCGGCCTCGCCCTTCGCCGCCGCCCGCCGCGCCCGGCGGCTCTTCACCCCCGATATTCTCATCGGGCTGTTCGTCCTGGTCGTCATCGTTGGCTTCTTTGCCTGGGGCGGCTCGCGCCTCATCGCCAACTTTACCAACCCGTCGCAGACGACGCCCACCGCCGAACTCATCGGCCCCACCGACACCCCCACGCCCACCCTCATCGCCAACATCACCGCCACACTTACGCCGCCGCCGCCGGTGGTGAGCTTCTCGGACGTTCAACTCACGTTGGAGATCACGCAGCGGACGTTTGTGCGGGTGGTGGTGGATGGGGCGCTGACGTTCGAGGGATTGTTGCTGCCGGATGACCGGCAGGACTTTGCGGGCAAGTCGGTGGTGGAAGTGACGACCGGCAATGGGGCCGGCGTGCGCGTCATTCTCAATCAACGCGACCTGGGCCTGATGGGCGGCTTTGCCGAAGTGGTGAGCCGCCAGTATGTGCCAACCGGCATGATCACCCTGACGCCGACGATCACCCTCACCCCGTCAGAGACGCCCACCCCATCCGACACGCCCACCTCCACCACGCCGCCGACGGAGACACTTACCCTCACGCCCTCGCGCACGCCGAGACCCTAA
- a CDS encoding 50S ribosomal protein L9 has product MKVLLLKDVYKLGHAGDVKKVADGYGRNYLIPRGLAALATAGALTKSETLRAAAAKRREALNTELGGLAEKLNGLSLRFPAKAGETGKLYGSITTQMIAEAIEKESGEKVDRRNVGHQPLRELGTFKVPVRLTADLVPNVTVIIHREGQAPEAPAAPAPAPVVEAALEAEPPAPAEEEAPTAE; this is encoded by the coding sequence ATGAAGGTCTTACTTCTCAAAGACGTATATAAACTCGGCCACGCCGGGGACGTGAAAAAAGTAGCCGACGGCTATGGCCGCAACTACTTAATTCCGCGCGGCCTGGCGGCGCTGGCCACCGCCGGGGCGCTGACTAAGTCTGAGACTCTGCGGGCCGCCGCCGCCAAGCGCCGCGAAGCATTGAACACCGAACTGGGCGGGCTGGCCGAAAAGCTCAACGGCCTCAGCCTGCGCTTCCCGGCCAAAGCCGGCGAGACCGGCAAACTCTACGGCTCCATCACCACCCAGATGATCGCCGAAGCCATTGAAAAAGAGAGCGGCGAGAAGGTTGACCGCCGCAACGTCGGCCACCAGCCTCTGCGCGAACTGGGCACGTTCAAAGTGCCGGTGCGCCTCACCGCCGACCTGGTTCCCAACGTCACCGTGATCATCCACCGCGAAGGCCAGGCTCCCGAAGCGCCCGCCGCTCCGGCCCCGGCCCCAGTTGTCGAAGCCGCGCTTGAAGCGGAACCCCCTGCCCCGGCAGAAGAAGAAGCGCCTACCGCCGAGTAA
- a CDS encoding ABC-F family ATP-binding cassette domain-containing protein, giving the protein MSLLTFSSLSKSYGPHDIFRDLSGAVPHESRVGIVGPNGIGKTTLLRLFAGLEDPSGGGLHRARGLRVGYLPQEAVTGLLEDDNTLWQEMLTAFANLLADEAELRTLEADMVDPAKFDSAMEKYGHLQEQFEHGGGYTYETRVKQALDGLGFAADDYGRPIQQFSGGQKTRALLARLLLENPDLLILDEPTNHLDIAAVEWLEKFLSEWPGSALIVSHDRYFLDEAVNKIWEISPARIDEYNGNYSAYIQQRAERRERQLFEYEAQQAFIAKEEDYIRRNIAGQNTAQAKGRRRRLERLKATEDAVVDRPRELDTLKLKLDTSLRSGDRVLETHGVVIGYHDDGKPLFAAPDLLLWRGEVAALIGPNGTGKTTFLKTLLNPLRVPPLKGKVRLGSSLKIGYFAQAHEGLQMERTPIEEIQSVREMPVGAARDYLAKFLFTGDDVFKKVAVLSGGERGRVALAKLALEGANFLLLDEPTNHLDIPSQEILEAVLADFEGTILLVSHDRFLIDALATQIWSLEAGRLETFKGSYREFVEFRSRKSEVESQETKDDRRKTKDDKKRAAVANRPSPEERRRAQKTEELELIIESLEKRLAELSAELEAAGADVAKVRTLGEEYAQVESDLAARLADWERLLQAV; this is encoded by the coding sequence ATGTCTCTCCTCACCTTCTCCTCTCTCTCCAAATCCTACGGCCCGCACGACATCTTCCGCGACCTGAGCGGGGCGGTGCCGCACGAGTCACGCGTTGGCATTGTCGGGCCGAACGGCATCGGCAAGACGACTCTGCTGAGACTCTTCGCCGGGCTGGAAGACCCGTCGGGCGGAGGCCTGCACCGGGCGCGCGGCCTGCGGGTGGGCTACTTGCCGCAAGAGGCCGTGACCGGCTTGCTCGAAGACGACAACACCCTCTGGCAGGAAATGCTCACCGCCTTTGCCAACTTGTTGGCTGATGAGGCCGAACTGCGAACTCTGGAGGCCGATATGGTCGACCCAGCCAAATTCGATTCGGCAATGGAAAAGTACGGCCACTTGCAGGAACAGTTCGAGCATGGCGGCGGCTACACTTACGAGACTCGCGTCAAGCAGGCCCTCGACGGCCTCGGTTTCGCCGCCGACGATTATGGGCGGCCCATTCAACAATTCTCCGGCGGGCAGAAGACGCGGGCGCTGTTGGCCCGCCTCCTGCTCGAAAATCCCGACCTGCTCATCCTCGACGAGCCGACCAACCATCTCGACATCGCCGCCGTGGAGTGGCTGGAGAAGTTTCTAAGCGAGTGGCCCGGCTCAGCCCTCATCGTTTCGCACGACCGCTACTTCCTCGACGAAGCGGTGAACAAAATCTGGGAGATCAGCCCGGCGCGCATTGACGAATACAACGGCAACTACAGCGCCTACATTCAGCAGAGAGCCGAACGGCGCGAGCGGCAGTTGTTCGAGTACGAAGCCCAACAAGCCTTCATCGCTAAAGAGGAAGATTATATTCGCCGCAACATTGCCGGGCAGAACACGGCCCAGGCCAAAGGCCGACGGCGGCGGTTGGAACGGCTGAAAGCCACCGAAGACGCAGTCGTTGACCGCCCGCGCGAACTCGATACACTCAAGCTGAAGCTTGACACCAGTTTGCGCTCCGGTGACCGGGTGCTGGAAACGCATGGCGTCGTCATCGGCTATCACGACGACGGCAAGCCGCTGTTCGCCGCGCCCGACCTGCTGTTGTGGCGGGGCGAAGTGGCCGCCCTCATCGGCCCGAACGGAACAGGCAAGACCACGTTCCTCAAAACTCTGCTCAACCCGCTTCGCGTGCCGCCGCTCAAAGGCAAAGTCCGGCTCGGCTCAAGTTTGAAGATCGGCTACTTCGCCCAGGCCCACGAGGGCCTGCAAATGGAGCGCACACCGATTGAGGAGATTCAGTCCGTGCGCGAGATGCCGGTCGGCGCGGCCCGCGATTATCTGGCTAAGTTTCTGTTCACCGGCGACGATGTGTTCAAGAAGGTGGCGGTGTTGTCGGGCGGGGAGCGGGGGCGGGTGGCCCTGGCGAAGCTGGCCCTGGAAGGCGCAAACTTCCTCCTGCTCGACGAGCCGACCAATCATCTCGACATTCCCTCGCAGGAAATTCTCGAGGCGGTGCTGGCCGACTTTGAAGGCACGATCTTACTCGTCTCGCACGACCGCTTCTTGATTGACGCCCTGGCGACGCAAATCTGGTCGCTGGAGGCCGGGCGGCTGGAGACGTTCAAGGGGAGTTATCGGGAGTTTGTGGAGTTTAGAAGCCGGAAGTCGGAGGTCGAAAGTCAGGAGACAAAAGACGACCGACGAAAGACGAAGGACGACAAAAAGAGAGCGGCGGTCGCCAATCGTCCATCGCCTGAAGAGCGTCGTCGGGCGCAGAAGACTGAGGAGTTGGAGCTAATCATCGAGTCGCTCGAAAAGCGGCTGGCCGAGCTTTCGGCGGAACTGGAAGCTGCCGGGGCCGATGTGGCTAAAGTGCGAACGCTGGGCGAAGAATACGCGCAGGTGGAAAGCGACCTGGCGGCCCGGCTGGCAGATTGGGAACGACTCTTGCAAGCAGTGTAA
- a CDS encoding YgiT-type zinc finger protein: MKTHTCPKCGSVTRLRKTTLNFEREGFHVRIEGVAAYRCVACGHETLPGPVAVAVMNLFDQVFKATNALRKAGALPAPDIRLRFPAKRATA; this comes from the coding sequence ATGAAAACACATACATGCCCTAAATGCGGTTCGGTTACTCGTTTACGAAAGACCACACTTAATTTTGAGCGCGAGGGCTTTCACGTTCGTATTGAAGGAGTCGCCGCCTATCGCTGTGTGGCCTGCGGCCACGAAACATTGCCCGGCCCGGTGGCGGTGGCAGTGATGAATCTATTCGACCAGGTCTTCAAAGCAACAAACGCCCTTCGCAAAGCGGGGGCGTTGCCTGCGCCGGACATTCGTTTGCGATTCCCGGCAAAAAGGGCTACGGCTTGA
- a CDS encoding LCP family protein translates to METRRTTSNRARVAPRKRRRPTLPRWAFAALAALFLLATGVSALLIFTTVRDFVVALGPSGPNLNLPAGTTVANVTPGPNGPGGGGQPVVIPPIQAQQWNGTDRVTVLVMGIDQRAGETDTAYRTDSMLLLTLDPVGRTAGMLSIPRDLYVEIPGFPDRDKITTANFKGDAYHLPGGGAQLAVDTVQLNLGIRVDFYVRVNFTAFESLVNQIGGIDINNPQEINDPEYPDCCFGYDPFYLPAGQQHLNGATALKFARTRHTTGDDFGRAERQQIVVMAVRDKLLSADNLPALIANAPQLLATLQGSYTTNLSPEQMLSLALLAKDIPRESITSAVIDQQYIADFYTTADNQQVLILNIEKFRELRDTMFYTPLPPQLSVPNASGLLANEAARVEVQNGSLTPGLAASASDYLIAQGVNVVQVGNADRSDYASTIIIDYTGKPYTAKWLADTFHVSPSSILSGNNPGSQVDVRLILGADFVLPGTP, encoded by the coding sequence ATGGAAACACGTCGCACCACTTCTAATCGCGCTCGCGTCGCGCCGCGTAAGCGCAGGCGTCCGACTCTGCCGCGCTGGGCGTTCGCCGCCCTGGCCGCGCTCTTCCTGCTCGCCACCGGCGTCTCAGCCCTCCTCATTTTCACCACCGTCCGCGACTTCGTCGTCGCTCTCGGCCCGTCCGGGCCGAACCTCAACCTCCCAGCGGGCACAACTGTCGCCAACGTTACCCCCGGCCCAAATGGGCCGGGTGGCGGCGGCCAGCCAGTGGTCATTCCGCCAATTCAGGCGCAACAATGGAACGGCACGGATCGCGTCACCGTGCTGGTGATGGGCATTGACCAGCGCGCCGGGGAAACCGACACTGCTTATCGAACCGACTCGATGCTACTCCTCACCCTCGATCCGGTGGGCCGCACCGCCGGCATGTTGTCCATCCCCCGCGACCTGTACGTGGAAATCCCCGGCTTCCCCGACCGCGACAAGATCACCACCGCCAACTTCAAGGGCGACGCTTATCACCTGCCCGGCGGCGGGGCGCAGTTGGCGGTAGACACCGTCCAACTCAACCTCGGCATCCGGGTGGACTTTTACGTCCGCGTCAACTTCACCGCCTTTGAATCGCTCGTCAATCAAATCGGCGGCATTGACATCAACAACCCGCAAGAGATCAACGACCCGGAATACCCCGACTGTTGTTTCGGGTACGACCCCTTCTACCTGCCCGCCGGGCAACAGCACCTCAACGGGGCCACCGCCCTCAAGTTTGCCCGCACCCGCCACACCACCGGCGACGACTTTGGCCGGGCCGAACGCCAGCAGATCGTCGTCATGGCCGTGCGCGACAAACTGCTCAGCGCCGACAACCTGCCGGCGCTAATCGCCAACGCGCCGCAGTTGCTGGCCACGCTCCAGGGTAGCTACACCACCAACCTGTCGCCCGAGCAAATGCTCAGCCTGGCCTTGCTGGCCAAAGACATCCCGCGCGAGAGCATCACCTCAGCCGTGATTGATCAGCAGTACATCGCCGACTTTTACACCACGGCTGACAACCAGCAAGTGTTGATTCTCAACATCGAAAAGTTCCGCGAATTGCGCGACACGATGTTCTACACACCCCTGCCGCCGCAGTTGAGCGTGCCGAACGCCTCCGGCTTGCTGGCCAACGAAGCGGCCAGGGTGGAAGTGCAAAACGGCTCGCTCACACCCGGCCTGGCCGCTTCGGCCTCTGATTACCTCATCGCTCAAGGGGTGAACGTCGTTCAGGTGGGCAACGCCGATCGTTCGGATTACGCCTCGACGATCATCATTGACTACACCGGCAAGCCCTACACGGCCAAGTGGCTGGCCGACACCTTCCACGTCTCGCCCTCCAGCATCCTCTCCGGCAACAACCCCGGCAGCCAGGTGGACGTGCGCCTCATCCTCGGCGCGGATTTTGTTTTGCCAGGCACTCCCTGA